TTGCCGGTCTTGGCATCGGTCTGCCGCAGCACCTCGGCGGTGATCTCGACCAGGTAGCTGTCCAGATCGCCATTGTTCCACTCGGTGAACACATCGGCGATCGCCGGCGCGGTCAGACCTAGCCCGTCGCGCATCAGCTGGTAGGCCTCACCGATGAGCTGCATGTCGGAGTACTCGATGCCGTTGTGGACCATCTTGACGAAGTGCCCGGAGCCGTCCGGGCCAATGTGGGTGCAGCACGGCACGCCGTCGACATGCGCGGAGATCTCCTCGAGCAGCGGACCCAGCGATTGGTATGACTCGGCGGGTCCGCCGGGCATGATCGACGGCCCGTTCAACGCGCCCTCTTCGCCGCCGGAGATCCCGGCCCCGACGAAGTGCAAGCCCCGCTCACGCATCGCTTTCTCGCGGCGCATGGTGTCGGTGTACAACGCATTGCCGCCGTCGATGATGATGTCGCCGGGTTCCATGGCGTCAGCAAGTTCGTTGATGACAGCGTCAGCGTCAGTGGCCTCTCCGGCCTTGACCATGATCAGCACCCGACGCGGTTTTTCCAGTGCGGCAAGAAATTCGGGGATCGTTTCACTGCGCACGAACTTGCCGTCTGAGCTGTGCTCCTTAAGCAGCGCGTCGGTCTTGGCGACCGACCGATTGTGCACTGCCACGGTGTAGCCGTGCCGGGCGAAGTTTCGGGCGATGTTGGAACCCATCACGGCCAGGCCAGTGACGCCGATCTGCGCGATGCCGGCTGGCGATTCCGACGAACTCATGTCCTGCCTTTCAGTTGGGCCCGGCTTCGCTAGGCGATGAACAGCCGCTGCAGCTGCGTGAGCCACGGTACGGCCAGCGCGACGGTGGGCACCACCAGGACGGCGGCCGCAGCTAGATATGCGGCCGCGGACAGAACCGCGCTATTTCCACGCCCCGACAGCCGGCGCACGCGGAGCACCGTGCTGGGACCTCCGACGGCCAACGCACCCGACGGCGCCCGCCCGGACGCACAGGCGACCAATGCCCGAGCCAGGGGAGTGCGCCCGGCGGCGCGCACCGCGGCGTCATCGGCCAGGAGCTCGACGAGTAGCTGCACCGCCCCCAGCGCATTGGCGCTGCGGACCAACCGCGGGAAAGCCGCGTGCACCGCGGTAAACGCCTCCAGGACAAGATCGTGGCGGGCGCGTAGATGAGCCCGCTCATGGGTAAGGATCGCCGCGACCTCGGCGTCGGCGAGCGCGGTCAGTGTGCCTTCGCTGACCACAACCCGGCTACGCACACCGGGCAGACAGTAGGCAAGGGGCTGCGCGACGTCCAAGACCCGAAGGTCGCGGGCCCGCGCGCACGGCTGGGCAAGCGCGCCATTGTGTCCGACCCCGACGAGATCGACCACCATGCGGTGGTGTGCCCGTCGTCGTCGCGTGGCGGTGGCGACGCGCACCACGGCGACCGCCAGCCGGGCACCGACCAGCACAGTCAACGCAAAGACGGTGATGTAGGCCGCCCACAGCGGCCAGCCGAGGCGGCCGGCCGCGCCGACGAAGCTGGTCGTAGGGCGTCCGTCGGGACCGGGCATGAGCAGCCTGCTAGCGATCGCGATTCCGGCGCTGAACGACGACAGCACCGCGGCCAGGGCAATCGCCTGCCACAGCACCATGGCGGCGCGCGGTGCGCGCAGTGGCCACGTTGCCCGGGCTAGCAGGGCTGGGGTCGGGCCAGCCAGCAGCACCGCGAGGATGGTGAAGGCCAGCGCGGACACGCCGTTAGTCTCCCTCAAGTCTCCGTTGCCGCGCCAGCCGGTGGCCGATTGCCATGACCGGCTTCCAATTCGGCGAGCGCACGTCGTAGCGCATCCGCCTCGTCGGCACCGACTCGCTCGACGAAGTGCACCAGCGCGGCTTGCCTGCTGCCGGAGTCCTCGGCCTGAGCCAATGCATCGACCATCAGCCCGGCGACCAATTCGTCGCGGCCGTGCACGGGAGCGTAGCGGTGGGCTCGATCGTCGCGGATCTGCAGCACGAGGTTCTTCTTTGCCAACCGTTGCAGCACGGTCATCACCGTCGTGTAGGCAAGGTCGCGGCGCGCCGACAACGCTTCGTGGACTTGGCGAACGGTTTGGGGTTCCGTCCTGGACCACAAATGGTCCATGACCGCGCGTTCCAAATCCCCCAACCGTGTCAGCTTGGCCATTGTTCGTTCATCTCCTGCGGGTTGAAACCAGCGTACTCCGGCTTACTACTCGCTGTCGTATCCAAACCGGCGGGCGGCCGTACCGGGCCTATGCACCCGGCTCGCAAACATTACACGCTAACGCTTGCTAAATTAGGGCAGCCTTGCCTATCATTACTTCGTCGAGCCACAACGACCGCGGCCGAGTCCTGAGGGCTGCAGTGACCCCCGGTCGACTCGATCGGCGAGCCCCGTGCCTTGGTGCACGGGGCTCGCCCGTTGGTGTAGACACAAGGACGTGCAGCCATCGCCGGACTCACCCGCTCCGCTGAATGTCACCGTGCCGTTCGACAGCGAGTTGGGTTTGCAATTCACCGAACTGGGTCCCGACGGGGCCCGAGCGCAGCTCGACGTCCGGCCCAAGTTGTTGCAGCTGACGGGCGTCGTGCACGGCGGTGTCTACTGCGCGATGATCGAGAGCATCGCCAGCATGGCAGCCTTTGCCTGGCTCAATTCGCACGGCGAAGGCGGGAGTGTGGTCGGCGTTAACAATAATACGGATTTCGTGCGCTCCATCAGCTCAGGGATGGTGTATGGCACCGCCGAACCGCTGCATCGGGGTCGGCGGCAACAGCTGTGGCTGGTCACCATCACCGACGACACCGACCGGGTGGTCGCCCGCGGCCAAGTGCGGCTGCAGAACCTCGAGGCGCGGCCTTAACCCGCTCGAAACCGTTGAACCTGCCGCGGCGTGGCAGGATCGCAGAGCATGCGCCTGACGCCGCACGAACAGGAGCGTTTGCTGTTGTCCTACGCCGCCGAGTTGGCCCGCCGGCGTCGGGCCCGCGGCCTGCGCCTCAATCATCCGGAAGCCATCGCGGTGATCGCCGACCACATCCTGGAAGGCGCGCGTGACGGCCGCACCGTCGCAGAGTTGATGGCATCCGGGCGTGAGGTGCTCGGCCGTGACGATGTGATGGAGGGAGTGCCGGAGATGCTCGCCGAGGTACAGGTGGAGGCGACGTTTCCGGACGGCACCAAGTTGGTCACCGTGCATCAGCCGATCGCATGATTCCCGGAGAAATCTTTTACGGCAGTGGTGATATCGAGATGAACGCCGCGGCACTCTCCCGCCTGCAGATGCGGATCATCAACGCCGGCGATCGTCCGGTGCAGGTCGGTAGCCACGTCCATCTCCCGCAGGCCAATCGGGCGCTGTCATTCGACCGTGCGACGGCCCACGGCTACCGTCTGGACATCCCGGCGGCGACAGCGGTGCGCTTCGAGCCGGGCATTCCCCAAATCGTCGGGTTGGTTCCGTTGGGCGGACGGCGCGAGGTACCCGGTCTGACGCTAAATCCGCCCGGACGGTTGGACCGCTGATGGCGCGACTGTCAAGGGAGCGCTACGCACAGCTGTACGGACCTACCACCGGCGACCGGATACGGCTGGCCGACACCAACCTGCTGGTTGAGGTCACCGAAGACCGGTGTGGGGGACCGGGACTGGCCGGTGACGAGGCGGTGTTCGGCGGCGGCAAGGTGCTGCGCGAGTCCATGGGCCAGGGCCGTGCGAGCCGGGCCGACGGTGCCCCCGACACCGTGATCACCGGTGCGGTGATCATCGACTACTGGGGAATCATCAAGGCCGACATCGGGATTCGCGATGGCCGCATCGTCGGGATCGGAAAGGCCGGCAATCCCGACATCATGACAGGTGTGCATCGGGATCTCGTCGTCGGGCCGTCCACCGAAATCATCAGCGGCAACCGTCGAATCGTCACCGCAGGCACCGTCGACTGTCACGTGCACTTGATCTGTCCGCAGATCATCGTCGAAGCCTTGGCCGCGGGCACCACCACGATCATCGGCGGTGGCACCGGACCCGCCGAGGGCACCAAGGCCACCACAGTCACTCCCGGCGAGTGGCACCTGGCCCGGATGCTGGAGTCACTGGACGGTTGGCCGGTGAACTTCGCGCTGCTCGGCAAGGGAAACACCGTGAATCCCGACGCACTGTGGGAACAGTTGCGCGGTGGCGCATCGGGTTTCAAACTCCACGAAGACTGGGGATCGACCCCGGCGGCCATCGACACCTGCTTGGCGGTCGCCGACGTGGCCGGGGTGCAGGTTGCGCTGCACTCCGACACTCTCAATGAGACCGGATTCGTCGAGGACACCATCGGCGCGATCGCCGGACGTTCGATTCACGCCTACCACACCGAGGGCGCCGGCGGCGGGCACGCACCGGACATCATTACCGTCGCGGCGCAACCGAATGTACTGCCCAGCTCGACCAATCCGACCCGCCCGCATACGGTGAACACCCTTGACGAGCATCTCGACATGCTGATGGTGTGCCACCACCTCAACCCCCGGATCCCGGAGGACCTCGCGTTTGCCGAAAGCCGGATCCGACCGTCCACCATTGCGGCAGAAGATGTGTTGCACGATATGGGGGCAATCTCGATGATTGGCAGCGATTCCCAGGCGATGGGCCGTGTCGGCGAGGTGGTGCTGCGCACCTGGCAGACCGCGCACGTGATGAAAGCCCGCCGCGGGGCACTGGAAGGTGACCCGTCTGGTAGCCAAGCCGCCGACAACAACCGGGTCCGCCGCTACATCGCCAAATACACCATCTGCCCGGCCATCGCACACGGCATGGATCACCTGATCGGTTCGGTGGAGGTGGGAAAGTTGGCCGACCTGGTGTTGTGGGAGCCGGCGTTTTTCGGGGTTCGCCCGCACGTCGTGCTCAAAGGTGGGGCGATCGCCTGGGCAGCGATGGGCGATGCGAACGCGTCAATCCCGACCCCGCAACCGGTGCTCCCGCGACCGATGTTCGGCGCGGCCGCGGCAACCGCGGCGGCGACCTCGGTGCACTTCGTCGCGCCGCAATCCATCGACGCGCGCCTGGCGGACCGGCTCGCGGTCAATCGGGGACTAGCGCCGGTGGCCGACGTGCGCGCAGTGGGCAAGACCGACCTGCCGCTCAATGATGCCCTACCGAGCATCGAGGTCGATCCCGACACCTTCACCGTGCGAATCGACGGCCAGGTGTGGCAACCGCAGCCGGCCGCCGAACTACCTATGACACAACGGTATTTCCTGTTCTAATGACCTCGCTGGCCGTGCTGCTCACCCTCGCCGACTCGCGGCTGCCCACGGGTGCGCACGTGCACTCGGGCGGCATCGAAGAAGCCATCGCCGCCGGCATGGTGACCGGCCTGGCCACCCTGGAAGCGTTCCTGAAACGGCGGGTCCGCACCCACGGCCTGCTGACGGCGTCCATCGCGGCCGCGGTGCACCGGGGCGAGCTGGCCGTCGACGACGCCGACCGGGAAACCGACGCGCGCACACCGGCTCCCGCGGCCAGACACGCCTCACGCAGCCAGGGCCGCGGGCTGATCAGGCTGGCACGGCGGGTGTGGCCCGATTCCGGCTGGGAGGAACTGGGCCCGAGGCCGCATCTGGCGGTTGTGGCCGGACGGGTCGGCGCGCTGAGCGGGCTGGCGCCCGAGCACAACGCCTTGCACCTCGTCTACATCACAATGACCGGCTCGGCCATCGCCGCCCAGCGACTGCTGGCGCTAGATCCCGCCGAAGTGACCGTGGTGACCTTCCAGCTGTCCGAACTGTGCGAGCAGATCGCGCAGGAGGCCACAGCCGGACTGGCAGACTTGTCTGATCCGCTGCTGGACACGCTCGCCCAGCGGCATGACGAGCGCGTGCGTCCCCTGTTCGTTTCCTGAAAGGTAAGGCATGGCAACGCATTCCCATCCCCACTCGCACACCGTGCCCGCTCGGCCAAGGCGGGTCCGCAAACCGGGCGAGCCACTGCGCATCGGCGTCGGCGGCCCGGTCGGCTCCGGCAAGACCGCACTGGTGGCGGCGCTGTGCCGGCAATTGCGGGGAGAGCTGTCGCTGGCGGTGCTGACCAACGACATCTACACCACCGAAGACGCCGACTTCTTGCGCACACATGCGGTGCTGCCAGACGACCGGATCGCGGCCGTGCAGACCGGCGGCTGCCCGCACACCGCGATCCGCGACGACATCACCGCCAACCTGGATGCGATCGACGAGTTGATGGCCGCCCACGACGCGTTGGACCTGATCCTGGTCGAATCCGGCGGCGATAACCTCACGGCCACCTTCTCTTCGGGGCTGGTGGATGCGCAGATCTTCGTCATTGACGTTGCCGGCGGCGACAAGGTGCCGCGCAAGGGCGGGCCGGGGGTGACCTATTCGGATTTGTTGGTAGTCAACAAGACTGACCTGGCTGCATTGGTGGGCGCCGACCTGGCGGTGATGGCCCGCGATGCGGACGCGGTGCGCGACGGCCGCCCGACGGTGCTGCAATCGTTGACCGAGGACCCAGCTGCCAGCGATGTCGTGGCCTGGGTTCGTAGTCAACTGGCCGCCGATGGAGTCTAGTGTTCTGGTGGTCGCGTCGCCGAATCGGTTGCCGCGCATCGACTGTCGGGGCGGTGTCCAGGCACGCCGAACCGCGCCCGACACGGTGCACCTGGTGTCGGCGGCCGCGACCCCGCTGGGCGGTGACACCATGAGAATCCGGGTGATCGTGGAACGGGGTGCCCAGCTACGGCTGCGTAGTGCCGCCGCGACGGTGGCCTTGCCCGGCGTGGATACCCTGACGTCGCATGCTCACTGGGAGATCGACGTGACCGGCACCCTGGATGTGGACCTGGAGCCGACGGTCGTCGCCGCCTCAGCCCGGCATCTGTCGCATGCCACCTTGCGCCTGCACGACGACGGTCGGGTCCGCTTGCGCGAGCGCGTGCAGATTGGCAGATGCAATGAGCGCGAAGGATTTTGGTCGTCATCGCTGCAGGCCGATCGGCATGGTCGTCCCCTGCTGCGGCACCGGGTGGAACTGGGTGCCGGGTCTTTGGCCGACGACGTCATTGCGGCGCCGCGCGCCACTATCAGCGAGCTGCGCTATCCGGCGACGGCATTCACCGACGCCATCGACGCACGGTCGACCGTTTTGGCGTTGGCGGGTGGCGGAACACTGAGTACCTGGCAGGCTGACCGGTTGCCTGGCTAACGCTAGCTGGCCACCTTAGCGCTTGCCGCTGAGCCCTGCGCCTCGGCGGCCAGCTCGGCCAGCTGTTCGAGCCGCGTTCGCGCAAATGCCTGCTGGTCGGTGATGGTCAGCTGGCCGCGGCGAGTACTGAGGAAAGTCACCGTCCACGACAGCAGAGTGGTGATCTTGGTCTTGAACCCGATCAGGTACGCCAGGTGCAGCACCAGCCAAATCAGCCAGGCGATAAAGCCGCTGAACTCAACGGGACCGATCTTGGCCACCGCCGAAAACCTCGAAACCGTGGCCATCGATCCCTTGTCGAAGTACTGGAATGGCTCACGCTCCGCCGGGTTGGCGCCGGCCAGTTCGGCCTTGATCGTGCTGGCGACGTATTTCGCCCCCTGGATGGCGCCCTGCGCCACACCCGGCACACCCTCCACAGCGGCCATATCGCCCACCACGAACACGTTCGGGTACCCGGGAATGGACAGGTCGGGCAGCACTTGGACCCGGCCGGCCCGGTCGAGCTCAACCCGTGATTGCTCGGCAAGGTCCCTGCCCAACCGACTGGCCGAAACCCCGGCCGACCAGACCTTGCAGGCCGACTCGATGCGCCGGACGGTGCCGTCGGAGTCCTTGACGGTGATGCCGTTGCGGTCGACGTCGGTGACCATCGCACCCAGCTGGATTTCCACGCCCAGCTTCTGCAACCGGGCAGCCGCCCGCTGACCGAGCTTTGCGCCCATCGGTGGCAGCACCGCCGGGGCGGCGTCAAGCAGAATCACCCGCGCCTTGGTCGAGTCGATGTGCCGGAATGCGCCCTTCAACGTGTGCTCGGCCAGCTCGGCGATCTGTCCGGCCATTTCAACACCGGTGGGGCCAGCCCCGACAACGGTGAATGTCAGTAGCTTGGCCCGCCGTTCCGGATCGCTGGACCGTTCGGCTTGCTCGAAAGCGCTCAATATGCGGCCACGCAACTCCAACGCGTCGTCGATGGACTTCATGCCGGGTGCGAATTCGGCGAAATGGTCGTTGCCGAAATAAGACTGGCCAGCACCCGCGGCGACGATCAGGCTGTCGTAGGGGGTTTGGTAGGTGTGACCGAGCAATTCCGAGACGACGCACTGCCCGGCCAGGTCGATGTGGGTGACGTTGCCCAACAGTACCTGGACATTGCGCTGCTTACGCAGCACGACCCGGGTCGGCGGAGCGATTTCTCCCTCGGAGATAATCCCGGTGGCCACTTGGTACAGCAGCGGCTGGAACAGGTGATGGGTGGTGCGCGCGATCAGCTTGATGTCAACGTCGGCCCGCTTGAGCTTCTTTGCCGCGTTTAGCCCGCCGAACCCAGATCCGATGATCACAACTCGATGCCTACGAGGTGGTTGCGCTGTGGGTTCTTGCTGGGGACTCATGTTCCGCTGCTCCTGACGGGGTCACCTCGATGAGCGAGTTCAGTTAGCTACTACGGTAGTCAACCCGACCGCTGCAGGCCCAGTTGAGGACATGTGTCATCAGCCACACCACAGCGTGCCTGCGTCACCGGCCCCCGGTGGCTACACACCCAGCAGCGGGCGCAGCGCTTCAGCGGCGGTGGTGATGACCCCGGGCAGATAGCCGTGCGGAGCCAAGTTGATGATTAATCCGTCGACACCGGCATCGAGCACCTTGGCCTGAATTTGGTCGGCGATCTGTGCCGGGCTGCCCACCACCACGCGACCGCTCATCTCCGCGGGAATCGCATCTGGCGAGAGTGTCTCGTCGATCATCACCGTCAACAGCAGGCTGGTCTGAAGCGTCGACCGGTCCCGGCCGGCCTCGTCGCACCGCGCGGCCAGCGCCCGCATCTTGCGCGGCAGCTCGTCGACCGCCGCCACGATGTTGAGATGGTCGGCAAAGCGGGCGGCGATCGCGAATGTCTTTTTCTCACCACCGCCGCCGATCAAGATTGGGATGCGGTCGCGATACCGCGGCTCGGCCATCGCCGATTCGGTGGTGTACCAATCGCCGAAAAACGTTGGGCGCTCACCCTTGACCATTGGCTCGAGGATCTGTAGCGCCTCTTCGAGCCGGTTGAACCGGTCACTGAAAGTGCCGAACTCGAAGCCGAGCTGGCGGTGTTCCAGCTCAAACCAACCGGCTCCAATGCCGAGGATCGCTCGACCGGCGCTAACCACGTCGAGCGTGGTGATGATCTTTGCCAGCAGGGTCGGGCTGCGGTAGGTATTGCCGGTCACCAACGCGCCCAGTTGCAGCCGCTCGGTCGCCGTGGCCAGCGCACCAAGGGCCGTGTAGGCCTCCAGCATCGGCTGGTCGGGCGTCCCCAACATGGGCAGTTGGTAGAAGTGGTCCATCACAAACAGGGAGTCGTAACCAGCCGCTTCGGCCTCACGCGCTTGAGCGATGACGGACGGGAAAAGCTTCTCCACCCCTGTGCCGTAGGAGAAGTTGGGGATCTGTAGACCCAGCCGAATAGTCACACTACCTACCGTAGCGATCGGCCGGTGAAGCGAAAGGTTCAGCCGAAGTGAGCCAGCGCGCCGTGGCTGACGTGCAGCGTCTGGCCGGTGATGTGGCGAGCCGCAGGGGTGGTAAGGAACAGCGCCAGCCGCGCAATCTCGGCCGCGACGGGCGCGGGTGTGCGCGAAAGCCCTTCGTAACCGGTCTGCACGCTGCGGCCGCAAGCGACTGTATTGATGGTGATCCCGCGCGTGCCGAAAACGGCGGCCTGGCCCGCGATCCAATTCGAGAGGGCCGCTTTGATCGCGGACTCGGCGCCACCGGCAGGCGGGTTCTCCGCCACCACGCTGACAATCGAGCCGCCGGAGCGCAGGTGATCGCCCACGGATTGCACCGTCAGCACCACCGAGAGCACCGTCGCGTCGAGCGCATTGCGCCAGGCGTTGGCCGTGTCGGACACCGAGTAGGCGCGCGGGTCACCGGCATCCCAGGACGGCGCTGGCACGTTGACGATGGTGTCCAGGTGACGGGGGAACAGTCCCCGTGCCTCGGTGAGGCTGGTCGGGTCGGTGGTGTCGCACACAACGGCGTCCACGTCGAGTTCCTTCGCGGCGACCTCGAGGTCGCCGCGGCGGGCACCCACCAGGGTGACCTTGTGGCCGTCGTTGCGAAAGCCTTCAGCCATTGTGCGCCCGAGATCGGTATCCCCGCCGGTGACCAGCACCTCCACTGCCATGACCTCCTCGTGTTCAACGCTGAACCCAGACCCTGGACCGTTGCCTGGAATCGCATCGTGATGGCGTAAGCTCCGGTAGATGTTACTGGACAGTAGCTATTCGGGGAAACTCCGCACCGCCACGACGCGCAGACGATCTTGGTAACCATTAGGTTTGGCCAGTGCGTTGGATCGGACTGTCAACTGGCCTAGTGTCAGCGATGCTGGTCGCGGGCCTGGTGGCATGTGGATCGAATTCACCCGCATCGTCGCCAGCCGGGCCGACGCAGGGTGCCCGGTCGATCGTGGTGTTCGCGGCTGCCTCGCTGCAGTCTGCGTTCACTCAGATCGGTGAGCAGTTCAAAGCCGGCAACCCAGGGGTTAACGTCAACTTCGCTTTCGCTGGTTCTTCTGAGTTGGCCACCCAGCTGACCCAGGGCGCGACCGCCGACGTCTTTGCATCTGCGGACACCGCGCAAATGGACAGTGTGGCCAAGGCGGGGTTGCTGGCCGGTCATCCGACAAACTTCGCCACCAACACGATGGTCATCGTTGCCGCCGCAGGCAATCCCAAGAAGATCCGATCTTTTGCCGACCTCACGCGGCCGGGGCTCAACGTGGTGGTCTGCCAGCCGTCGGTGCCATGCGGATCGGCGACCCGGCGCATCGAAGATGCAACCGGGATTCATCTCAACCCGGTCAGTGAGGAACTTAGCGTGACCGACGTTCTGAACAAGGTCATCACCGGGCAAGCCGATGCCGGGCTGGTCTATGTCAGTGACGCGCTCAGCGTTGCCACCAAAGTGACGTGTGTCAGATTTCCCGAAGCCGCGGGTGTGGTCAATGTCTACGCCATCGCGGTGCTAAAGCGGACCTCCCAGCCCGCTCTGGCCCGGCAGTTCGTGGCCATGGTGACCGCTGCGGCAGGTCGGCGGATCCTGGATCAGTCGGGTTTCGCCAAGCCCTGACGATGCACCCGCCTACGG
Above is a window of Mycobacterium tuberculosis H37Rv DNA encoding:
- the modA gene encoding molybdate ABC transporter substrate-binding lipoprotein ModA, whose product is MRWIGLSTGLVSAMLVAGLVACGSNSPASSPAGPTQGARSIVVFAAASLQSAFTQIGEQFKAGNPGVNVNFAFAGSSELATQLTQGATADVFASADTAQMDSVAKAGLLAGHPTNFATNTMVIVAAAGNPKKIRSFADLTRPGLNVVVCQPSVPCGSATRRIEDATGIHLNPVSEELSVTDVLNKVITGQADAGLVYVSDALSVATKVTCVRFPEAAGVVNVYAIAVLKRTSQPALARQFVAMVTAAAGRRILDQSGFAKP